GGTGAATACAATGTTGAAGATGAAATGCTGGTCCCAGTTCATCTGCGAGAGGAGCCCTCCACAGGAACACGGCACGAAATAACTATAATGCAGTATTGCATAGATATAGATCGTAAATGCCAGCATCATGGCGAAAGAGAGATAGAGACCTGTCAGCCGGGTGCCAGGTATGACAAGCAAGGCGGCAATCGCCAGCTCAGATAAGGGCAGGAGCCAGACAATGACATTAGCATAAGCTGTCACAAAAGGAGATTGTCCCAGCTGGTGCTGAAACGTGTCATACTGTAGTAATTTACTGATCGCTGCATAGGTGAATAGCGCCACCAGGAGTATGGCGGGCAGCTCAGGAAAGAGTTTGCGTGTCATAACGGTTACTGATATTGTTTTGAATGAGTTTCCAGGGATTGATGATGTCGCGCTGTCCGGATAGTTTCAGGCAACAGGCAAAGTGTTTACGGAATTCGCGGGTAAAGCTGGACAGATTGCAGTAGCCAGCTTCCTGTAAAACCACGTGCAAGGTGCTGACCCTTTCGGGCAGCAGGATGTTTATAAGAGACGGCATGAGTTGTGTGTTAACGGTGAACGGCTTTCAGGGATGATGTCTTTTAAGGATTAATACGGGTCAAATAAAGGCTAACGTATGGTCTGTCTGACCCTAAACGAATATAGCGCATTTTTACTTTAAAATGATCGCCCGCTTATCACAGAAAGACACACTTGCAAAATCATTTTTATATCTTGCCCCCGTGTAATGAATTTTGACCATACATGGAGCAGAAAAACAGTCAATCCAGGAGAACATTCCTCCGGAATGGTATCGGAGCGGTGGCCGCATTTACCATCGTACCCCGTCACGTACTGGGACGGGGATACCTGGCACCCAGTGATCAGCTAACAAAAGGTGTGATCGGCACGGGGGAGATGGGGAAAGGGCATTTCGGATATGCGGGTACACGGGTAGTCGCCATCTGTGATGTAGACAAGCTGCATCTTCAGCAGGCCCGGGAGATGCTGGGAGGAGGCGTAAAGGCGTTCAGTGACTATCGGGAACTGATCCGGTTGCCTGAAGTCGATATTGTACACATTGCCACCCCACCTCACTGGCATGGTATCATGGCTGTAGAAGCCGCCCGTGCTGGTAAGGATATCTGGTGTGAGAAGCCGATGACGCGTACTATCGGTGAAGGGAAACGCGTACAGGAGGCTGTGCAACAGTTTGGAAGTATGTTCCGTCTGAACACATGGTTCAGGTTCGAAGACAACTTTTACGGGATGAATACACCCGTTAAGCCGATAAAGAAACTTGTTAACAGCGGATTACTCGGATGGCCACTCACGGTAACACTGAGTACACATACCGGCTTTGACTGGAAACAACACTGGATAGGAAAAACAAATCTGCCGGCAGTGCCGGTTCCTGCAGAACTGGATTACGATCGCTGGTTAGGGCCGGCTCCTTATAAACCGTATCATCCTCACCGCGTACACCAAAGCTTTAGAGGGTATTGGGATTATGATGGCGGTGGCCTGGGGGATATGGGGCAGCATTATCTCGATCCTGTGCAATATATTCTCGGGAAAGATGATACCAGTCCTGTATCAGTTGAAATCGACGCACCACAGCAACATCCTGATGCCGTAGGCACCTGGAGAAAGATCATTTATACCTATAGGGACGGTTGCAGGATCATCCTGGATGCCGAAGGAAAAGATGAAAAAGCAGCTTTCCTGGAAGGTCCATCCGGTAAATTGTATCCGGGATTCCGTTCAGATATTCCTGATCTTGCAAAGAAGCTGGCAGGATATCCCGATCCACCTCCGCAGGTGACAGATTTCATGCTTACGGTTAAAGAGCGCCGGAAATTTGCATTGAATGAAGTGAATGGTCACCGTTCCTGTACATTGGTAAATATGGGAAAGATCGCGCTGCAACTGGGCCGTTCACTGGAATTTGATCCTGATAGACAACGGTTCCTTTATGACGATGGTGCCAATAACCTGATCGATCCGCCTGCCCGTGCATCCTGGGCATAACAGATAAGCATTTCCTATGAAGAAAAATATTTTATGCATATTACTTCTACTGAGCTGTAGTACCTTATACGCACAGCAAACACCACGTCCCTACGCAGCGAGGATCGCACGTATACTAAAACGCTTACCAGCAGTTACTCAGCAGGCACAGGATAGTTGCATGCAACAGATAGCTGGATTAGGTATCAACGGACTGGTGGAAATGGCGACCATGTTACAACCTGCCGGTAAAGGAGATAATACTACACTTCAGTATGCACTGACAGGGTATGCTACTTACGTCTCTGCAGCTGCAAGAGATTCACTTCGCTATAAAGCAATAAGGTCCTGGGGAAAGGCGTTGAAGCTAACCACCGATCCCGCTAACAAGATCTTTCTCATAGAACAGCTGCAGCTATTCGGTGATAATACCGCTGTGCCGTTATTAAAGCCTTATCTGCTCAATGAACGTTATTGTGATGCTGCTATCCGTACATTGTCACAGATCAAAACATCTGCCTCTGTGGTAGCTATGGAAATGGCATTAGACAAAGCTAAAGGTAATAGTGAGATCGGGCTGATAAGAGCATTGGGTGAGCTGCGTTACCTGGCGGCAGAGCAGGGCATTACCCTGCGCACGCGATCAGAAGATCCTGTATTAAAAAGGACCGCTTTATTTGCACTGGCGAATATCGCTACGGAATCAAGCGAGCCGGTGCTGGCAGCAGCAGCAGAAAAGGCCGGCTTTGGTTACGATGTAACAGGTGGAACCGCTGCGTATCTCCTGTTTGTATCTAACCTGGGTCATAACTGGCCTACAGCGCCTGCTGTGACAGCAGCTAACAATATACTCAGGAGATGCAAGGGAGATAGTCTGGTTCATGTTCGTATTGCAGCATTGAAGGTAATCGTAGATATAATGGGCGATAATGCAGTGAATACGCTGACACTGGCTGCCGATAATAACAATGCAACCTACAGCGCTGCTGCACTGGCTATGGCAGCAGGAAGTATGAATGCCGCTAATACAGAGATCTGGGTACAAAAAGCTGAACGCGCTGCAGGAGGTACGAAAGCAAATATTCTCCGGATGCTGGCAGAGAGTGGACAGCGTGCTGCTACACCGCTATTGATCAAAGCATTAAAAGACACTGATCCGCATATCCGGATGACAGCGATCCAGGCGGCCGCACAGATGCAGAGTACCGAGATGCTCAGTCCATTACTGGTCGCTATGAGAACGGCAGACAGTACCGAAGTGTCAGCTATTGGCAATACCTTACTTCATATCAGAAGCCGGGATGTACCTGGTTATGTTGCAGTTGCCTTACAACATGCGCCACCTTATGCACAGGTTACATTACTGCATGTACTGGCAGAGAAGAAGGCGGCAGATAAGGCGCGTTTTATCAGTTTGCTGTTAAATAGCCGGGACGAGACGGTGGTGGCCGCAGCGAAAGCTACGCTGGAGGCCGTTAAAGAATAAAGCGGGTTTTATGGCATCTTATTTGTTACTGATGAGATAACTGAAACCTGTTTATCATATCAATCTATATTATATCACTATCAATAGCTCTATCATGAAATCACTGTTGCTGCTGCCCATGCTTATGTTGGCACTTGTATTTTCCAGTTGCACAAAAGAGAATATTACCCAGGAAGTAGTCATACCCAATAAAACTATTCAGTATGAAGTTAAATCCAATGCATGGCAATATGATGCAGGTTCAAAGACCTATTTCTCATCATTGCCTGTTCCGGAAATAGACGACTATGCAAATCAGAACAGTGGTATCCTGGTATATATCTCTTCTGACAAAGTAACCTGGGAAGCAATTCCTGACGTATTTAACGGTTCCACCTTTGTGTACACTTACAAAACTGGTAATATTTACCTGGAAGTGCAAGGCGCTGATGGAAGTACCATTGATCCTCCTTCATCCACCGTGTTTGTAAAAGTGGTGATCGTAGAAGCAGATCCAATATAATGTAACGATTATTAATTGCCATATGAAAGGGTGGAAGGTGATCATGTCACTTTTCACCTTTTTTCTTTCTGACCAGTAACCTGGGGGTAAGTACTTTACTCGCGGAAACCCAGGCAGTTATTGCACCACCCCACTGTACCTTTGCAATAGTAATTACGTTGTCTGACAGCGTAGTATACAGTTGTAGGTTTAAACAGTGCTGGTTTAGTCTTATACCGGCAATTTTTTTTAACTTCCCCAGGTAATAGTGAATTCACCAAAGATGGTGGATTCTTGATTTTTGTGCCTTCCGCTTACCGTCTATCCATTATTAGTATAGCCGCATTTTGATTTTGAGCTGTCAACGTATATTTTTGTTTTATCAGTGAATGGGGGCATTTTTCTGCCTATAAAACTTTTCATGCACATTATGGTTCGGAAATTACTGAATGCAACAGGTCTCTTATTAGCACCTTTTTTACCGTTGGCTGCACAAAGCCAATATGAATTAAACAGTGGCTGGCAATGTAACAATATTGCCAAAGTCACTGTGAAGGGAGAAGCGCTTTCTGCGCCTTCTTACAAGCTTTCAGGCTGGATGCCGGCTACTGTACCTGGTACAGTGCTGACTACGCTGCTGAATAATAAGCTTGTTCCTGATCCTTTTTATGGAATGAATAATGAGCGTATCCCGGACATCTATACTACCGGCAAAGATCATTATACCTATTGGTTCGTAAAGGATTTCACAGAGCAGAAGCCATCTGCCGACGGACAGGTATGGCTGCACTTCAGAGGCGTGAATGATGGTTGTGACATCTATGTTAACGGACATCGCCTGAATGCTAACACCCACTTCGGCACCTACCTCAGACATTCTTATAATATCACCCAATGGCTGGCGAAAGATGGTAAGAACCGTCTGGCTGTCGTGGTATATCCTCCTGCTATCGTCGGTAATCCCAATGGTGGCCAGGGTGGTGACGGTACTATCGCAAAGAATGTAGGACCTCAGTATACCGCTGGCTGGGACTGGATCCAGCCAATGCGTGACCGTAACACCGGTATCTGGGACAAGGTAACGATCGAGAAGACCGGAGCCGTACATATTAAAGACCCACAGGTAATTACCAAAGTACCTGGTGTAAGAATGCCGGAAGGTGCGCAGGCGCCAGCTATCGTTATGGTAAAGGCGACCCTGGAAAATGCGACCGGAAAAAGTGTAGAAGGTACCCTCCGTTACAAACTGGCAGGTAATACCATTTCCCGGAAAGTAACCCTGGCTGCAAACGGAACGACCACTGTACAGTTACCTGACCTGGAACTGAAAGAGCCTAAGTTATGGTGGCCAAGTGGCTATGGTCCGCAGCAGTTGTATAACCTGCAACTGGAATTCGCAGAGAACAGTGGCGTGGATGATGTGGAAGAGGTGAGTTTTGGTGTAAGAGAGATCCAGACCTACTGGAACTCCCATACTAACAGCCGTGAGGTAGCTGTGAATGGTCAGAAGATCTTCATCAAGGGGGGGAACTGGATCACTTCAGATGCCATGTTCCGCTTCAGCAAGGAGCGTTATGATGCAGAAGTACGCTTCCACAGAGACATGAACCTTAACCTGATCCGTATCTGGGGAGGTAGTCTGACGGAACGACCAGAGTTTTATGACGCCTGTGACAAATATGGTATGCTGGTATTCCAGGACTTCTGGATGTCAGGCGACTGTAACGGCAGGTGGGTAGACCCATTAAAAAAAGAAGACCAGTGGACACGTCGTCGCTATCCTGATGATCATAACCTCTTCATTGAGTCAGTAGCTGATCAGATCAAGATGCTGCGTAACTATGCCTCCCTGGCTTTCTGGTGTGGCGGTAACGAAATCACTCCTCCGGTAGATATCCTGGCAGCAATTAAAGATTCCCTGCTGCCTTCTCTGGATAACACCCGTTTCTTCTTCCATTACTCCAACACAGACAGCATGTCTTACAATATGTTAGGTGGAAACGGAGATGGTCCATATAACATTCAGCCAATGTCTGTATTCTGGAATGAAAGGACTTTCCCTTTCAACTCTGAAGTAGGGTCCGTAGGTGTGGGCGATTATGAATCCCTTGAAAGATTTATTCCGGCTGCCAATATGAAGGCACCTGAAAACAAGAAAGATGGAGTAGACTCTGTATGGGACTATCATAAGTATATTCCTTATTTTGATCATCTTGACGCATATGGTAAACCTAAAGATGTAAAAGACTTCGCTAACAAGGCTCAGCTGGTGAACTATGACCAGTACCGTGCCCTGATGGAAGGTTTCAGCGCACATATGTGGGATTGGTATACAGGAGTGATCATCTGGAAAACACAGAATCCATGGACGGCCCTGCGTGGTCAGATGTATGACTATTACCTGGATCCTAATGCCTGTCTGTATGGTAACCGCGTAGGAGGTGCACCACTGCATGTGATGTGTAACCCTACTGATGGTAATATTTTCACTGTGAATAATACCTTTAAATATCACACTGACGTTATGCTCCAGCTGACTGCTTATGATATGGAAGGTAAAGGCAAGCAACTCACCCAGGTATTTACTGAAATCAGCCCTAAAACTGTGCAGAAATACCTTTCTGTTAAGAATGGTCTCGATAAACTGGGTGCGAAGGAAGGCGTTTTCCTGTCTGTACGTTTGCTGGATAAAGACCAGAAAGTGATAGATGATAACCTGTACTGGTTCCCGGACAGTACCGGCAATTACTCTGGTTTGCAGAAAATGAAGGCTGCCAAAGTACAGATCGTTGCACAAAAAGCTGCCAATGATAGCATTACAGTAAAGATCAGCAATCCTGCCAATGGCCCGATCGCGTTCTTTAACCGTGTATCACTGGTAGACAGCAAAACAAAGAAACGTATCCTGCCGGTATTCTATAATGACAACTATGTGTCTGTTTTACCAGGCGAAGAGAAACTGGTGACTATCAGTGGTGACGCTATCAGTAAAAATGGTAACGCTGTTGTCACCGTTTCAGGATGGAATCTGACCGAACAAACTATCAACATCAAATAGATAGAGATAACAACTTTTTGGAATTTTAAGGGGTCGGAAGCACATTCCGGCCCCTTTTCATTTCTCCCTGAAAATGGCGATTTTTGGCATTTTGGGGTAAAAAGTACCCTTCTACCTAGGAAAAATGAAAATTTTTTTATAGGTATTTCGGGGCCTTGTAAGTAATTGTAAATGATCGGATTAATAGGGGGTAAAACACGCGCTGAGGATACAGTCTTACCGTAGTATTAATATAAAAAAATATTAATAAATAAACTATTTACTATATTTATTACTCGGTTTTAGACCTTTTCATGTATTTATGCCAACAAAGAGATTGTCGTATTTGTCTGATTTAATCAGTTTTTCCCTCAACAGGAGAATCAGATACAGACCGGTCAGTGTCAGGTGGCCTGGTAATGGTGTAGCAATACTGAATAAAATATAACACGAAAAAAGAGTCAGCGAATAATATCTATATCCCTTTATCCTGTAACCGTATGATGTTATTTAAACGGAATCTGATTTCGAAATATTGTCTTAAAGATCATAGTAATATTATTAAAGGTTTTGATGAATCTTCAGCAATGCGGCATAAATATATATTATTAGCATTCGTTATCGGTATTTCAGGGTTGCTTGTCGCCTGTGGTGGTGGCAGCGGTGGTACTAAAGCCGTGTGTGACCTCGGCCTTAAACCTAAAATTACCTCCAACGCACCGCTGGGTATGAATGATACCCTAAGGTTATCTGTTTTCGGTATTGATGAGCCCAAGACGTATACCTGGGAAGGTCCCGGTGGATATGTTTCTCATGAAAGGGCTCCTGTCATTCCTAATCCTGGCAAAGGTGCACAAACTTATAAACTGAGTGTTGTGACCAATGGCGGATGTACCTATACTGCCACTTCAGACAACATCGTCGTGACTGGTCCCTGGAATCCCTGTGGACTGGATAGTAACGTCATGAAGATCGTGAAGGCGACCACCTTATCTTTCAACGTGATCGAAGGACGTGTAGATAATTCTAACTTCCTCATCAGAGCAGAAAGTAAGAATCTGGCAGTTGTTGATTTCCAGTTTGAAGGTAATCAGCCTCCGAAAGAAGGTTATTATACGATACAGGTAAATGATGGTGTGATAGGTGCCAACAAAGTAAGAGTGGTGGCATCTGTAAGCACATTGCAACCGTTCACTGCTTCTTCAGGAACTGTGTATGTGGCCATCAATGGTACGACCACTATGATCAGTTTCTGTGGACTGAACTTTACGTCAACCAACACGGGTGTGACTTCTACCACAGGTGGCGCCAACGTTATCTGGACGCCCTGATAACATCGTCCATCTTAGACATTACGCTGTTTATAGCAAAATATGCAAGCGCATATCTCTGGGTTTTACCGGTGATATGCGCTTGGTTTTTATAGCTGTTTAGACCTGTTTCCTGGTTTAATAGGCGTTTTTATCCCCTTTGATCATGTTCATCAAAGTCTGAAAGATGATCTGGCAGTCCAGCCAGAAGCTGTAATTCTCGATATACCAGATGTCCAGGTCAACACGCTTCTGCATCTGTCCGGAGAAACGCGTTTCCCCTCTGCAGCCATTTACCTGTGCCCAGCCTGTAATGCCTGGTTTTACCATTTGCCGTAACATGTAATGCTGTACAGTTTCCCTGGCTTCCACATGCAGAGGCGTGGCATGGGGACGTGGTCCGACAAAAGACATTTCGCCCATCAGTACATTGATACATTGTGGTAATTCATCGAGATTGGTCTTCCGTAAAAAACGTCCTATCGGTGTGACCCTGTCATCGTCGCGGGTGGCCTGCATGAATTTTCCATTGCCGTCTACTTCCGAAGCCTGTACCTTCATGGACCGGAATTTATAACAGGTGATCTTTTTGTTTTTCAATCCCCATCTTTCCTGTTTAAAGAATACAGGTCCTTTGGAGGAAATTTTGATTAGTATGGCTATGAGTAAAAAAAGCCAGCTGAATGCAATCATAATACAAAGCGTAAAGCAGATATCGAATGCCCGCTTTAGTCGCTGATGTCCGGCATCATCGAGGGCAATAGACCGGAGGTTGACCATCGGGATATTGCCAAGCAGGTTCATGCTTGTAGTAGGTGTATAATACTGGGGCACGTCGGAAATAAGCTTTACTCTTTTGGCGGCTCTTTCACTTGTCACAATGATATGTTCCGTTTGTTCTCTTGCCGATTCCGGTAAGGCTACGATCACATCATCAATCTCATTGGTTTCCAGTATACTGGTCAGTTCTGAGATCTTTCCAAGGTAGTGCCCATTGATCTGCGCATTTGTATCGTCGTCTACAAACCCCACACAGTTGTAGCCAAAGTGATTATTGGCGGTGATCGTCTGATAGAAGTTCATGCCTGTTTGTCCCGTTCCTACGATCAGCACATTTTTCGGATTGATATGATGAGACCTCCAGCGTAATGTTAGTTTCTTAACTATATACTTGGTTGTAATAATACCCGCGAATATGTACGCTCCATATAGTAATGTGAAAGTACGGGGATAGGGGTATGATCTAAAAAAGTAAAAGAACAGAAAAGAGAATACGCAAACATGCAGCAATACATTTTTCAGTATTGCAACAAATTCGAAGGAATAAGAGGACGTCTTCCTGTAGTCGTCGTACAGCCGCAGGGAGGTACCTGTAACCGTCCATATGCCGAGACTAATGAGCAGCAGGAGGATATTAAAGTTTGATAGAAATACATCACCTTTCCCGGCAATATATTGTCTGGTTAACAAAAACGCGGCCGTCAGTACAATATAATCAATTGTTTGTCTTAGGAACTGAATAGCATGAATACGTCGTTTCATATCGATGGACTTTTATACGATTGCATAATAGAATATGGGGTACAGCTATGAAATAACGTGCTCTTAATGTTCTACCTGGGATTAATAATTATGACTCGAACAATAGGGGTCTGTAGTGTTTACGTTTAAGTATTTCTCTTTTTATACAGCAGGTCCATCTGCAATATCTGCAGATCATCTGTTTGCAGAAAACCGACTGGTGCAATAAATTCAAAGCCGAGTTCTTTCACGTAATTGTGCATTTCATCAAACAGTGGTTCTCCATCATACATCTGTACAAATGAGGTCTCGAACAAGAGGTAGTCTATATGCTCCAGACTATGCACTGCTCCCTTCAGTACTTCTTTTTCAAATCCCTGTACATCCAGTTTCAGCAGCACCGGATGGGTGACAGGAATCTCGGGTAGCAGATCATCCATACACTTTACCGGTACCCTGATCTGGTCAGCTTCAGCTGTCTGGGGTAACAGTTGTTGCTGCAGCGAAGATACATGCAGTGCAGAGCTGGCATGTGAATAATGGTTCGCATAGAATTCCAGCACACCACTTGTGCTGCCCAGGGCAAAGTTGTAGGTATGTATGCGTGGAATGTGCCGCGTGTTCTGCTGCAGCGTGGTATACACTTCCGGTATCGGCTCAAAGGAATGGATGCCCGCACGCGGATAAAAGTGTTTTGCAGAAAGTGCAAATTGCCCCCTGTTAGCACCTACGTCCAGGATCGTATTCACTTCCGGAATGTAGTGTTTGCAATTGTGCAGCAATTGTGTGGACGCAATAGACACTCCTTTTTTCAGGAGTGATGTTAATCCTCTGCCGGATTGTAAAAAGACTTTAGCAGCGTCTGCTAGTTTGAAGATAAGGTTCATGATGCAAATTTGTTGTTCCAGCAATCTTTATAAAAACGTATTGTTTCTCTGACACTCTTTTCCCAGGTGAACAGGCTTGACTGTGCTATCCCGGCTTGTATGATCTGATCCCGGAAGCTGGGCTCTTCCAGTTGCAGTATTTGTTCTGCGAATGCCCGTGCGGTTATTTCAGTGGTCAGCAGTCCTGCATTTCCGACTACCTCAGGCATGGAAGTACAGTTGGTAGTGACCACCGGGCAGCCTGCTTTCATCGCTTCTCCGGGAGGAAATCCGAATCCTTCGTAACAGGAAGGGTAGAGCAGACACCAGGCATAATTGTACAGTATATTCAGATCAGCGGGTTTTACATTTTCAACAATGATGTAACGTCCGTGGAGTTTATTTTCAATCAGCTGTTGTTCTTTTTTGTCCCAGGGCCCTCCGCCGGCAACGACCAGTTTATATGCCGGAGGCAATAAAGCAATTGTGTCCAGTGCTGTTCTGAAGTTTTTATAGTTATCCCGTCCTCCCACATATAATATATATGGACAGTTGATAGCTGCTGGCAGGATAGGAATTCCTGCGGCCTTTTTATCAAATGGATAGAATGTGTCAGCAAGGCCGTGATATACTACCCGTAGTTTTGCCGGATTTGTCTCCGGATAAAAATGTAATAGCTCTTTTCTTGTGCTATCTGATATACAGATAATGCCATCCGCGCGTTTTATGCCGTAGGCTTTCTGTTGCGTGTTCGCCAGGCCTCTCGGAAAACGCGTCGCTATCTTCCGCTCATGTGCAAAGTCATGTACTGTCAGGATGTTGAGCACATTCTTCTGCGGGGACACACGCAGATAACCTGCATGAAATATAGCACTGTGTGGCAGTGTATATTGTAACGGCAGGTAACGCAGGTATTTTGGTGGGATCCAGCTTTCGCGTATGCAGGTATGTTGCTGATAATTCAGTTGCTGTTCGAATATATTAGAAGGGTTCAGCCCTGCATTCAGAAAATTAACAGGCATGCCGGCATTACACATTCCCTGCAGCAACTCATACCAGTACACCGATACGCCGCCTGCTTTTTGAATGGTAAATACGATATTGTCCAGAAAGATCTGCATAAGCCTAATAAGAATGTTTCAGTTGATATATTACCGGGTCTGGTGATGCCGATCCATCAGCGTCATGCGCACAGAGCAATGCCGTTATAATGAGAAACAGATCGATCTGACTAAAGAAAAAACATACCCATATGAAAGCAAAGTAACTGCTCTGGAAAACGGAGATATTCTTTCTCGTGTAGGTAAGGATCGAAAAGAATATGATCAGGGAGAATATGCCAAATTCAGCCAGTATATAAAACCACCGCATATTCAGGTTATGCCCGCCTACACCATTCAACCTGCTTTCATAATTCATCTGCCCGAAGAAATACTGTGCAGGAATGAATGTACTGTTACCCGCCCCATATCCTGTTAGTAAAAGATATGGCTGGTCCCGCAGGAAATCCACCACAGGTAACTCCATATCACGTTGCAGGGGCATGCCCATCACGACGTTATCTTTTTGCCATATTTCATTGTCATACCGGTATACAGAACGTTTGAACACCAGTTGGTATATGGCATTGTTCTGATTCTTTGCATACAACTTGATAAAGTAGTTTTTTGATTCGTTGACAATAAGGAACAAGCTGATGATGATACCCAGTGTACTAACTATTTTTAATCTCGTAGACTGCATGCGCCCTACTAACAGGAAGGTGATACCTGCTGAAAGCATATTGATCCAGAATGTTTGTGAGACCGTCAGTAGTCCCATCAGTATACTGAGCACCGCCATTTTATATTCCTTGCTCCTCACAAAAAGAGGAATGGACACAGAGAGAAAGGCACTGAACACTTTAGGTTCTCCGAAGAGCGCCTGCACACGCATGCTGAATACAGAGGTAGAAGACTCCAGCATGTAGCGATGCTGCATCCCCAGTATCT
The DNA window shown above is from Chitinophaga agri and carries:
- a CDS encoding glycosyltransferase family 4 protein yields the protein MQIFLDNIVFTIQKAGGVSVYWYELLQGMCNAGMPVNFLNAGLNPSNIFEQQLNYQQHTCIRESWIPPKYLRYLPLQYTLPHSAIFHAGYLRVSPQKNVLNILTVHDFAHERKIATRFPRGLANTQQKAYGIKRADGIICISDSTRKELLHFYPETNPAKLRVVYHGLADTFYPFDKKAAGIPILPAAINCPYILYVGGRDNYKNFRTALDTIALLPPAYKLVVAGGGPWDKKEQQLIENKLHGRYIIVENVKPADLNILYNYAWCLLYPSCYEGFGFPPGEAMKAGCPVVTTNCTSMPEVVGNAGLLTTEITARAFAEQILQLEEPSFRDQIIQAGIAQSSLFTWEKSVRETIRFYKDCWNNKFAS
- a CDS encoding O-antigen ligase family protein, whose protein sequence is MDNSIYNLLVSSNPYVEVFKETMPVLIAGMLLHLHYKGRITALETLLYAFSTEAYTMLKIGPTFTATFFVSVAFTIEQLHYLIRGQIYIHRRYLLLLVLPAISSFIIFFIVQLYKDPFYYPPGKQSAFYMRPVYFYIKTYLPLFAIGAKLLQDKEQLSFEYYTGVMKKIAKFSFVIAGLQIICQFLIHNDSLGEILGMQHRYMLESSTSVFSMRVQALFGEPKVFSAFLSVSIPLFVRSKEYKMAVLSILMGLLTVSQTFWINMLSAGITFLLVGRMQSTRLKIVSTLGIIISLFLIVNESKNYFIKLYAKNQNNAIYQLVFKRSVYRYDNEIWQKDNVVMGMPLQRDMELPVVDFLRDQPYLLLTGYGAGNSTFIPAQYFFGQMNYESRLNGVGGHNLNMRWFYILAEFGIFSLIIFFSILTYTRKNISVFQSSYFAFIWVCFFFSQIDLFLIITALLCAHDADGSASPDPVIYQLKHSY